TCTTACCACCAATCTAAATCCTAAACCCAAATAGAAACTGGGTAATTTAGTTTTGAGTAAAAAGCtatatgattttcattttgataaAGATAAGATGAGATGAGATAAAAGACGAAAAAGAGGTGAGAAGACAGAGAAAGATACAATGATTAGTTTAGTAATAATCATCTCCATTGTTAAGCAAATAATTTTACAAGAGATAAGAAatagagattgaaaaaaaaaaaaagagataaaaaagaaatagatattaATTGGTTGGGCAACAATTGCCGTCTATTATCAAGCAAACAACTTGCAAACAACTTTACAAGAAATGGAAGAGAGAGATTTAGGGAAGATGAATATGAGAtagaaatagataaaaaaaataatttaagtatatgtataaatggacaattatgaaaattttatacaGTCAAGAGAAGTCTCTGCTAATTTTAAAAGCacaataataattagtataatttagaaaaaaaatagtaataatacttaaaatttatcctaaatttaaaaaagaaaagagagctttttgcttttattttccttttttctatttttggggGTGAAAACGTCATTCTACTGGCACTCTGTCCAAGTCCAAGTTTTTGTAGCCGTGCTCGATCATCTTTAATCTCAGAGACGTGGCACTTCCAGTAGAGCAGCTTCAGCCGGAAGAGAACATCGCCGAGAAAATGGCCTTTTCGACGGGCTCAATTGTAAGCAAATTCGAACTCAATTTTACTTACCAGAATTAAACGATTCCATCTTTCGAGTTCTCTTTACTTGTTTACACTCACATACGCACCTGATTGGCTTATTTGTATTCGGTCAAAGACAATTTAAAATGATGTAAAAACTAAACCTAAGTCATAATCGCGTAAATAAGCTTGTGTTGGGTggattatttatatatagtcaTTTTCATGTGATTGGATTTACAAATTGTGGTGATCGGTGACATTTCTGATTTGTGCAATGCCAGTACTTTCAGTGATAGTTCTTTCCaagtaatttttgtttttgtttcgtTAGACTCTAATCTATACGATAGAGTTCAATTTTAGTCAAGATCCACAATCAATGGCCAAATAAAAGCATGATCCACTTTGAGGGAATCAAATTTTTACTTGGGAGAGCTGAGCTCAATATCTGAACAGTTAATTGAACCACTTGGGCATTGgcaatttaaactatttaaaaggaataaaaaataaacatttttggTGCTATGTACACATTGACATTGCTGAATTTCTCACACAACTAAGAGcacatttattttctaaattttgatggATGCATGACATATTTAGACATTTTTCTGTTCTTCCGCGTAACATTGCTTGTGCatatttttagttgtttcaCCCTAGACGttgctttttattttctcatatcTGATACTTGATTTCAGGAAGGAAAAGAATCCCATGATGAAATCAATATCCGTAGTTATGCCATCACACGggttaatttactttttttttgggtcatttTTTTGGATCTATTTCACATGCCACCAAAAAACAAGTAATGAAAGAACTTTGCATGCTGATTTTCAGAGGGTAAGTCCTCAAAGGCGAAGGGAACAGGTTTACATCGGTTGTGGAGCTGGGTTTGGTGGTGATAGACCTTTGGCAGCTCTCAAGTTGCTTCAGAGAGTGGACCTGAACTATATTGTCCTTGAATGCCTGGCAGAACGGACCCTTGCAGATAGGTGCCATGCATGGGAGAATGGTGGAGAGGGTTATGATCCTCGCAGTATGTTTTCATACTCTTCTTTCATTCAAATTCCATTAGTGCATGGTTCAGCATGTTGGAATGCTTCACCTGAAAACTGAACTGACTTTGCCAAAAACATGCTGCTCTCCTTTTTGGAAACCTAGGCTTAAACGtcttgacataaaaaaaaaaaaaaacatttcatgTCAAACATTCCCCGAGTTTTACATAGTTTGAGTTTTTCTGGACATCTTATAGATGAGgggatatttataattttgtttctcttttcacTTTTGAAAAGAGCGGACTTGTCAATATACTACAGACACCGAATTTTAACTTAATCCTTTTTTGCTTCCAACTTGTAATGttttccaagaattttactTTGTTATCTGATGTTCTCAAATTCCAATGGTTGTGCAGTTGCAGAGTGGATGTCGTTGCTCTTGCCTTTGGCTGTAGCAAAAGGAACTTGCATAATTACCAACATGGGTGCAAGTAAGAAGGCATTTAAGAAAAGTTCAGTAAGCTTTTAATTGTTGATCCCCTGTCGATATGTTCTTTTGCTTGTCTAACCTAGTGTGcatgtttcttttcttcaattGGAGTGAGTTCACTTGGTGCTCAGGAAAAAGTTTTAGAAATAGCAGCCAGCATGGGTATTAGTATTACTGTTGGTGTAGCACATCAATTTTCTATCACTAAATCAGGTATTTATTGACATCCATCTTTCACAAGTTGCATAATTATTATTCAATCTGATAACTGACTATTTCTGATTGGGATATTTTGCAGCTCCTTTTTTCTATGTCTTTTTCAAGGTCAAATGTTTCGCTGATTCACAttcatcttcctttctttctttctttcttttttttttgggtcttaTTCAGGTGTAGACCCTTGCTTAAGAGATTCTGATGGGGTAAGAACTCCATACTCTTTAACTTTGTTTTTCAATTAAGTTGTGTCAGCGTCCATATCTGTGTTAGCTATGTATGTTCCTCTTCTTTTTGGTATTGCCATTGTATCTCATTAGCATCTTGTGTTGTGGTTGCTGTTAATTCCTCCACACTCCCCTCTCcctttattttataagaattttgGCTTTGCTTTTTACTATAATTTATGTAGTATATTAGCATCTATCTGGGAGCTGCTCCAATTGTTGAATGTCTTGAGAGGTATAAACCAGATGTTGTTATCACATCTCGAGTTGCTGATGCTGCCTTATTCTTAGCGCCAATGGTATGACTTTTTCCCCCCATGTctctttctgttttctttcaaataatCTATGTGCTTTGTTTGAGTTTTTTGATATCAACACAATATTCTAAACTTTGTTAGTTAATTGGTATTTTCCTGCTGTGCATGTGCAGCAGTTTCATGCATGTTATTTGTCTACACAGATAGGTTTCATGGATTTGTCTACTTTTGACCAGTTATTAATATGTCTGACTTTAAGTTTGATTATATGCTAAGGTGACATTAGGCACAATAGGATGACCGCTAAAGCAACATGAGATTATGTGACACTGAAAGTTCATTCCCAAAACTGTTGATATTGCAAACTTAATGTCCATTGGATTTACTATATTGTACCATGCAAAAATTTTATCCAAAGATTATCCACAAATTgtcctttaatttttatatggtTGACATTTTTGTTGCATAGGAAGTAATACAATTGTACTTTTACTTTTGTAGGAATAGGCTTTGGTACTCCATACTTTACATGATGAAATCTAAAAATGGTGTACCCCAGTTTCAAACAGACTTAAGACCCTGATACTCCCATTTTGTTGTGTTGTTACTTGCATTGGAAGTGAACCTCAAATATCTCATCAGTGTATGATTAGGTTTATGAACTAGGTTGGGACTGGGATGATTTCAACCTTCTCGCCCAAGGGTCTTTGGCTGGCCACTTGTTAGAGTGTGGTTGTCAACTTACAGGAGGATATTTCATGCATCCAGGTGTCCCATTATACTAGTTTGTCTGTGCAGGGTTTCCTTGCGATTCCTTTTGACTCCTATGGATCTCATCATATCacattaacaatttttttatgtgtttttccTACCATAGGAGATAAATACCGAGACATATCTTTCCCAAGTCTCTTTGATTTGTCACTTCCTTTTGTTGAAGTGAGTTTTGATGGGAAAGTATGTGTTGCAAAGGCAGATGGCAGTGGTGGGGCTTTAAATTTTAGCACTTGTGCCCAACAACTCCTTTATGAAGTTGGGGATCCTGGTGCTTACATTACTCCTGATGTAGTAAGTTATATCTGCTTTTGCATGCAGTATTTGGcagtgaaaaagaaaagaaaatcagagCTAATTTGAAAACTTCTGATTGAAGCAGATAGTAGATTTTCGGAATGTTTCATTTCAACAATTATCAAGCAGTAAGGTTCTATGTTCTGGAGCAAAACCCTCTCCTTCATTAGTACCTGAAAAACTGTTGCTGTTGGTTCCAAAggtaatttatgaatttttgttagTGAAACATTAGTAATTAGCTTCTGAGCTTCTGGACTGTATGCgaatattgtttatatttggTTCCTTgttaaatatgaatgaagaatgGGTGACATTTAACATTTCAACAAAGGTACCAATGGAACACAGCTGGGTGAAATTGGATTTCTATTTAAATATGAATCGTTTATCAAATGCAACAGTCGTATTTCATACCTAACAGGCTTGTTTTTGCCCAGCTTTAGCCAATTCCTTGGTGATCTAGTCTGATAGGAAACTATACTCTGGATTTTCGAGCCAATGAAACCATTGTCTTTTGCTCTAGAACTCTTCACAGTCACCAttccatttatatttatttatctgaCAGACCTTTCTGCGCAATTTTTCTTCCATAGCTGAGAACGAACATATTTGGGCTGAATATTGAGAATAGCTTCttgttttatgatattttgtttgttaaattGCAATTTTTCCATTGCAGTGCTTATCAAACTAATTagtttatatatgttttgaatgagGCTGTTTGTTCTCAGGAAGTTTCTTTCATTGCTAATGTACTAATTCTTCTACTTTTCAGGACTGTGGATGGAGGGGCTGGGGTGAGATATCTTATGGGGGATATCAATGTATAAAACGTGCTGAAGCTGCTGAATTTCTGGTATGTAGTGTTATGGCTTCCATCCTGTTCCTAGATTTCCTTGGTAATGTATATTCTATAACATTTGTGACAATGATCATTTACATGAATGACTATTGAGATTTGCCTTAGAGGTGGCTTGTAGGGTAGGCCATTGCTTTCAGTATATGAATGTGAAGATGAAGATTGGCTGTTGAAGAAAGCGagaaaaagtatttatttaataGGATTTATAAAGCGTCTACAGGACAAATTAGTTGATTCTATAGAATATGGGATTTGAAGTGGGGCCTGGAAGAAATATTGATTGTGGGCATATCTCTCTGTAGAAACTTTTTTTGCGGTTGTTCTGAATCATGATAATCGAGGAGATATGGTGGTGGATTACTTTGTTTAAAACACTAGGACTATCTGAATCGTACTTCTGTTAAGCCATCTCAAATGTTGGAAGTTTGAGGTGGTTATTAATCTTCTGGACAAGTCTTCTAGCACCAAATCCTTTTGATGTGAAGATGCCTAGCTATCTTTTGAAAGGGTCTCAAATTCttgttttttgttcttttctacAATAAGTTAATTACAGGCATGGAAAACTTAATTTACCATCTAATGCAGTTATATACTTGTGTGCTTCTAAGATGTCAAACTTTGCCCATTAACTATGGAATGGGAAATCTGTTATCAGTAGAATTTTCTAGCAGGCATAGGACTTGCATACTTTCTCCATTGTAAGATAGAGCAaggaaaatttcatatttttctgtGTAAAGAGAGGATGCATTTATACAAGTTTTGGTTTCCTAAACTTAAACCAATCCAGATCCTACAATCAAGCTTCTTGATTGATGCTTGATATCTTACAGCTACGGCTACAGCTACtgctttatattattttacagcTTTAATCTTTCCATATTTACAACATCCAGTAAAGCGTGTttttaaaccataaaaaaaagtaaaatgggGTTATTATGTAATATAGATCATAAAGAGTAGCTCTTTACTATCCATAATGCTTAGGTTATACCCACCCTACTGGATATGTTGAATGTGTATGCCCCTTCCATTTTTGACTGCTTCATGCTTCACTTAGGAATGTCTAGAAATTTGAACTGCCAGTATTAGGTAGATTCTTTTAGTCAAAAGAGGATCCTGTTACTGTTTGGCATCCAGGGAATGTTCAGCCTTATGCTTCATTTGTCTTTCTTTGTGGTGAATGGATTAAACCTAGATCCATCTCCAACATATTGTTATGTTTGGTGTCCCAAGGTGGGACCAAGGactatttttatgattatttggTAGGCTGCCCCTAAAAATTGGATTAGATGTAATATGAAGGGCTGcttgattataaaaaataagctGCGTAGGCCTTGAATCTCCGAATCTTGATTCCTTAAGAAGTTGTTTGAGCCAAACCAACTCATGTGTAGCTAAAGCGATGGCCCAATACTCTgcttttcttacttttccaaggcACCAAATTACCTTCAACTAGATACATTAGCCTGAGGCAAAGTGCCTATCTATAGGACAACCAACCCAATTTGCGTTAGTATATCCAACAACCTATTTGTGTCCTTTGGTCTCAAACAAGAAGTTTCTACTAGGAGCACTCTTAATGTACCTCAAGATACTCACTATAGCATGCCATTGACTATCACAAGGGGTGCCCAAGAACTGACTCACCACATTAATAAGAAAAGAGATGTATGGTCATGTAATGGTGAGGTAATTAAGCTTCCCAACCAGTCTCCTATACTGCCAAGAATCCTCTAATGGCTCCCCTTGTCCTGGTATAAGTTTAACATTAGGATCCATAGGAGTATCTATAGGTTAAGAATCAAGTATgccagtcttctccaaaatatTAAAGGCatacttttgttgagagatgCACACACCATGTACAGACTGAGCTACCTCAATACCAAGGAAATACTTCAACCTGCCCAAATCCTTAGTCTAAAAATGAGAGAGCAAATGAGCCTTCAATTGTCCAATATTGATCTTATCGTCACTTGTAATAACgatgtcatctacatacaccACCAAGAGTATTATTGCACTAGTGGAATGgcaatagaaaaaataatgatCAGCTTTAGTTTTAGTCATTCCAAAAGATTGGATGACAAAATTGAAGTGACTAAACTAACACCGAGGAAACTGAGTCAAGACATCTAAGGAGTTCTTCAGGGAACATACTAGGTTAGACTCCCCCTGAGTAATAAATtcaggaggttgctccataaaCATCTCTTCTTGAAGATTGCCATGAAGAAAGGCATTCGTAATATCCAATTGGTAAAGAGGTTGCTGCTAATTAGCTGCCATAGCAAGAAAGACACGAACAAAAGCAATCTTAGCCATTGGAGAGAAGGTATCACCATAATCCAATCCAAAAATTGAGTATAACTCTTTGCAACCAACCAGGCTTTTGGATGATCAACAATGCCATCTAGACCAACCTTAATAGTAAATACCCACCAAGAACTAACCATGGACTTCCCTGTAGGGAGAGGAACAAGATCCCATGTCTCATTAGCTAACAAGGTAGACATCTCCACATCCATAGAAAGATTGCTAGCCAGGGTGAGAAAGAGCCTCTGCATTTGTCTTAGGAATAGAAACAAGAAAGTGCATATACAAAAGTAGAATAAGTAGGTGAATCGATGATAGCTCACAAAAGTAAAAATGGGATGAGTGTTTTGAGTGGAATGTGTACCTCGGTGAACAGGAGCATGGGCAGAATCGAAGGGAGACTGAAGAATGGCACCATTTGGAGGAAGACATAGATCTAAAGGAACATCATCATCTGCAATAGGTGGTGTTGGAGTTACTACAAGAGGCACAAATGGTTGCTTAGAACAACATTGGTAAGTTTGAAAAGGAGTAGAAATAGTAGGAACAAGAATAGGGATTAGGACTAGGAAAGGAAAGGATAAGTCAAGAAGAACCTcatgaagagaggaagaagaagcatctGATGGTAAAGAGAAAAAGGGAGTAAACttaaagaatgtgacatcaaaAGAGAGAAAGTATATATCAATATCAGGTCAGTATCTCTTATATCCCTTTTGATGACAAGAGTAGcctagaaataaaaatttgatccaACGAGGAGACAATTTATCATGACATGGGGAAAGAAGATGGACAAAACAAGTTAATTCAAAGACACGCtcggtggggggggggggggggggggttaataGGATGGATGGGATCACAAGGAAAAAGTAAAGTATGTGAAATGTCCCCATTCAAGACAAGAGGATGGCATACAGTTGATCATATAACTAGAGGTGAGAATAACTGGATCCtagaaagaaataggaaaagCGTTCGAGCAATCTTAATGAGATGACAATTTTCACATtctgccaccccattttgttgtggagtataaGAGCAAGAGAACAACTGAATAATCCCCGAGATGGGTGAAAAGTCTAAAATACAGTAGGACAATATTCTTTAGAACTATCACTCTTGAAGAATCCAAATTGGATGATCAAATTGAGTGGAAATTTCATTTCAAGAATAAGTGAACAAAGATTGCAATTTAGTACGATATTTCATTAAATAGAGCCAAGTATAATgagaatgatcatcaatgaatgtaACAAAATAGGAAAGACCCCATTTAGACTTGACTCTGCTAGGACCCCAAATGTTGGAGTGTACAAGATCAAAAGGAGCATTAgcttgtttattaaaatgactAGAATAGGAAGAATGGACATGCTTGCCTAATTGACAAGTCTCACATTCTAAAATAGTCAATCACAATGTAGGAACCATCGGTCAAAGAGTGGGTAAGTGAGGATGACCAAGTCAGGAATGAATCTAGTGAGGAGAGGACCTTGTAGTAGCATAAGCAAACACCATAGAGGATGGCAAGGCAAGATGGTAAAGTCAATTAAGCTCATGCCTGATGCCAATTATTTTTCCTGTACCTCAATCCTACACAAgaacagaatcaaaatcaaagatgACATGACAATTCAAAGATCAAGTGAGACGAGTAATAGAGATGAGACTATATAGACAACTAGAAACatgtaaaacaaaattaagagaaataaatagaagtgGATAAACCCTACCTATACCTAGGAGAATGGTTTTAGAATCGTCAGCCACAATGATAGGAGGAAGGGAAATAGATGAatcaaattgagaaaataaagttttattaCCAGAAATAAAGTTTTAAGCATCATAAATAGtttgtctctttctttctcctacTCAGTAAGATCGACTGTAACAAGGAGCATTGCATTAAAATTTGTCACAACGAACGAATATGATCCAAGTAAGTAGCCACATTAGAGTCTCCTATCTGAAGATAGAATAGATTTCTAATGATATTGTATAAGTGCACAATATCATTAGTGTACAGTTGCTGAGCATGAGACCAAATATCAAAACAATTCTCATATGCAGGAAATAAGGGATCAAATCAACATCTATTGACTGCCATAACAGTGCAACCAACTATGCATTCATGCGATCTTATATGTTCCTGTTAGTTTCAGGGATGTCAGTGAGCTTCGTAGTCAAGTGGTCAATCACACCATGTCCTTGAAAGCACATTCTTACAGAGGCTGACCCTGATAGATAATTATTGCCATTAAATTTGT
This window of the Diospyros lotus cultivar Yz01 chromosome 5, ASM1463336v1, whole genome shotgun sequence genome carries:
- the LOC127801811 gene encoding uncharacterized protein LOC127801811 isoform X1, with protein sequence MAFSTGSIEGKESHDEINIRSYAITRRVSPQRRREQVYIGCGAGFGGDRPLAALKLLQRVDLNYIVLECLAERTLADRCHAWENGGEGYDPRIAEWMSLLLPLAVAKGTCIITNMGAMSSLGAQEKVLEIAASMGISITVGVAHQFSITKSGVDPCLRDSDGYISIYLGAAPIVECLERYKPDVVITSRVADAALFLAPMVYELGWDWDDFNLLAQGSLAGHLLECGCQLTGGYFMHPGDKYRDISFPSLFDLSLPFVEVSFDGKVCVAKADGSGGALNFSTCAQQLLYEVGDPGAYITPDVIVDFRNVSFQQLSSSKVLCSGAKPSPSLVPEKLLLLVPKDCGWRGWGEISYGGYQCIKRAEAAEFLVRSWMEEVYPGISSRIVSYIIGLDSLKATSIGNSTTMQMASEDIRLHMDGIFEQKEHAVQFTKEFIALYTNGPAGGGGISTGHKKEIILEKGFVAREHVHVNICSKRNEVANSDNQGINLQGDVSRSRSLPEPVAPAIRLETTQNSCSLFTLPDCSAAGAGERIPLYKVAHSRAGDKGNDLNFSLIPYFPPDVKRLKVIITPQWVKEVLSPLLNPCSFPNSDAISERDRWINEHVKVEIYEVRGIHSLNVVVRNILDGGVNCSRRIDRHGKSISDLILSQQVVLPPSIL
- the LOC127801811 gene encoding uncharacterized protein LOC127801811 isoform X2, which produces MAFSTGSIEGKESHDEINIRSYAITRRVSPQRRREQVYIGCGAGFGGDRPLAALKLLQRVDLNYIVLECLAERTLADRCHAWENGGEGYDPRIAEWMSLLLPLAVAKGTCIITNMGAMSSLGAQEKVLEIAASMGISITVGVAHQFSITKSGVDPCLRDSDGVYELGWDWDDFNLLAQGSLAGHLLECGCQLTGGYFMHPGDKYRDISFPSLFDLSLPFVEVSFDGKVCVAKADGSGGALNFSTCAQQLLYEVGDPGAYITPDVIVDFRNVSFQQLSSSKVLCSGAKPSPSLVPEKLLLLVPKDCGWRGWGEISYGGYQCIKRAEAAEFLVRSWMEEVYPGISSRIVSYIIGLDSLKATSIGNSTTMQMASEDIRLHMDGIFEQKEHAVQFTKEFIALYTNGPAGGGGISTGHKKEIILEKGFVAREHVHVNICSKRNEVANSDNQGINLQGDVSRSRSLPEPVAPAIRLETTQNSCSLFTLPDCSAAGAGERIPLYKVAHSRAGDKGNDLNFSLIPYFPPDVKRLKVIITPQWVKEVLSPLLNPCSFPNSDAISERDRWINEHVKVEIYEVRGIHSLNVVVRNILDGGVNCSRRIDRHGKSISDLILSQQVVLPPSIL